In Mesorhizobium sp. 113-3-3, a genomic segment contains:
- a CDS encoding polyamine ABC transporter substrate-binding protein yields the protein MSIKSASGNPLSVLKRHLHAACAATAFLLGAGSLAEAADLNALIWCDHSDPALLQPFEEANNVKVNVKEFEGTGAGLAIVEQSQPGDWDVMVIDSIDVPRGVEKGLFEPLPEDKLPFADLFPQVKMDGSTVVGGKRYGITEKFGYNTIGFNKTKVDPADMQSLASLTADKYKGKVAIYDYYLPVIGMAALAIGKKTADLTEADLPALKEELLKMKANAKLVGEVTASQTALATGEVDILVGGGEWVTAGLAKENPALDFSIPKEGAVLWSQSLAMFKDSKNKDMALKFIQYILSPEGQARLATSSCYWGMPANTKAALTDDQKKVLRFDEQPGFLARAQAYPAPNADLDKKMQDMWTEMLQAK from the coding sequence ATGTCCATCAAATCCGCATCCGGGAATCCGCTTTCCGTCCTTAAGCGCCATCTGCACGCCGCCTGCGCCGCCACGGCATTTCTGCTTGGCGCCGGCAGCCTCGCCGAGGCCGCCGATCTCAACGCGCTGATCTGGTGCGACCATTCCGATCCGGCGCTGCTGCAGCCCTTCGAGGAAGCCAACAACGTCAAGGTCAACGTCAAGGAGTTCGAAGGCACCGGTGCTGGGCTGGCCATCGTCGAGCAATCGCAGCCCGGCGACTGGGACGTGATGGTGATCGACAGTATCGATGTGCCGCGCGGCGTCGAAAAGGGCCTGTTCGAGCCGTTGCCGGAAGACAAACTGCCCTTCGCCGACCTCTTTCCGCAAGTGAAGATGGATGGCTCCACCGTCGTCGGCGGCAAGCGCTACGGCATCACCGAAAAGTTCGGCTACAACACGATCGGCTTCAACAAGACCAAGGTCGACCCGGCCGACATGCAGTCCCTGGCGTCGCTGACAGCAGACAAATACAAGGGCAAGGTCGCCATCTACGACTATTACCTGCCGGTCATCGGCATGGCCGCACTCGCCATCGGCAAGAAGACGGCGGACCTCACGGAAGCCGACCTGCCCGCGCTCAAGGAAGAGCTGCTCAAGATGAAGGCCAACGCCAAGCTGGTCGGCGAGGTCACCGCCAGCCAGACCGCGCTCGCCACCGGCGAGGTCGACATACTGGTCGGCGGCGGCGAGTGGGTGACGGCGGGGCTGGCCAAGGAAAACCCGGCGCTGGACTTCTCCATTCCCAAGGAAGGTGCGGTGCTGTGGTCGCAGTCGCTGGCCATGTTCAAGGATTCCAAGAACAAGGACATGGCGCTGAAGTTCATCCAGTACATACTGAGCCCGGAAGGCCAGGCGCGGCTTGCCACCTCGTCCTGCTACTGGGGCATGCCCGCCAACACCAAGGCGGCTTTGACCGACGACCAGAAGAAGGTCCTGCGCTTCGACGAGCAGCCCGGCTTCCTGGCTCGCGCGCAAGCCTATCCCGCGCCGAATGCCGATCTCGACAAGAAGATGCAGGACATGTGGACCGAAATGCTGCAGGCGAAATGA
- a CDS encoding TetR/AcrR family transcriptional regulator has product MSGLRARQKADRHRRIIEAAAALFREAGYEGAKIEAIAAQAEVSIGTIYNYYENKGDILGAIVSLEVNEVLNAGRGVVARPPANVGDALDTLIGIYIEHSLHYLSKEMWRQAMAISTQLPDSPFGQAYSSLDRSLTEQIRALIARLQELGLVRQDIDGAAVGELIFNNMNMMFIEFVKRDEAKIPELRAAIRRQNRILVAAIGV; this is encoded by the coding sequence ATGAGCGGATTGCGGGCAAGGCAAAAGGCGGACCGGCACAGGCGCATCATCGAGGCGGCGGCGGCGCTTTTCCGTGAGGCCGGCTATGAGGGCGCCAAGATCGAGGCCATCGCCGCGCAGGCGGAAGTGTCGATCGGCACGATCTACAATTACTATGAAAACAAGGGCGACATCCTCGGCGCCATCGTCTCGCTTGAGGTCAACGAGGTGCTCAATGCCGGCCGCGGGGTCGTCGCCAGGCCGCCGGCCAATGTCGGCGACGCGCTGGACACGCTGATCGGCATCTATATCGAGCACTCGCTGCACTATCTCAGCAAGGAGATGTGGCGCCAGGCCATGGCGATCTCGACGCAACTGCCCGACAGCCCCTTCGGCCAGGCCTACTCCTCACTTGACCGCTCACTCACCGAACAGATCCGCGCGCTGATCGCTCGGCTGCAGGAGCTTGGCCTCGTGCGCCAGGACATAGACGGGGCAGCGGTCGGCGAACTGATCTTCAACAACATGAACATGATGTTCATCGAATTCGTGAAACGCGACGAGGCGAAGATCCCGGAACTGCGCGCGGCGATACGAAGGCAGAACCGGATATTGGTGGCGGCGATCGGGGTGTGA